The Elusimicrobiota bacterium sequence AGCGCCTCCCTGGCGGACGCGGCCGTTGAATCAACGGGAGTGAGCGATAAGAAAATAACGGCCGTCAAAGCTGATGGAATCAGCCGATTGTGGTTTAAAGCCGGTTTTTTGGCTTTGTTATTTTTCCGCATCTTTAGGAGTTGGGAAGCAGTTCTTCTTCAACGGACAAGATATCTTCCTCGATCTTGTTGAGTTGTTTTTCGTGAGACCTGACAACGAATCTTTGATATTCAACTTCTTGTTTAGCGGAGTGTTTGGCTTGGTTGATCAATCGGGCTGAAGCAAAAGAAGCCGCCGAAAGGACTCCCAGAATAGAAGCGGCTATCCACCATCCTGGAACCATTGAAAGCAGCGAGAGTCCGGCCAACAGCCAACCCATCGCATCCGTGCCAATCTCGGGACCAATTAGTTTTCTAGATTTTTCATCAGCCCTCTCCACGTTGCGCTGGGCCCGGTTCTTAAGTTCTGTGGTTTCCAGCTTCATTTCGTAAAGTTCATGCAGCCGCCTGAGTTTGGCGATGCGTTCCTCGCGGCGGTTGCTCACGGGTACGGGTCCGGCCTGCCGGCCTTGTCCGGCGCCGCCGTCCATGATTTGTTCCAACTGCTGCCTTTGCTTTAAAGTTTCATTTTCTTGAGCCTGGATATCGATGGGCACGAAATAAATTAACGCAATTGCGGCGGGTATGATTCTCGCTTTCATGGCAGGGGCCTCCTTTATTCATTACTAACCCAATCAAGATAACACCCGCTGTTCCCGGTGAATAGAGTCTTCTGGGGCCTGGAAGGGGGGACTAAGTCCCACGCAATTAGACTGATATTTTTTCAGCTATAGTTCAATCAAATTGAACTATAGGCTATAATGAAGACAACATGCCTTATGAATTCGGTCCGGTTCTAAGGAAACTGCGCGAAGGGGCGGGGTATTCCTCAGCCTATGCGTTTTACCACACTAACGGCGGACGCCGGCTTTTCGGCGTCAATTACAACCAGTATTTGAATATCGAGCAGGGGCGTTCCTTGCCGCGCGCGCCCGTGGTCACGGCCGTAGCGACCATACTGCGATTGCGCCATACCGAAGGGGCTTTAGGGAGGCTGATGTCGGCCTATCTTCGCTCTCTTTTCGGGGGCGAAGGGTTTCGCAGCGTATTGGCGCCTTTGCTGAAGCCTCCGGTTGAATCCCGCAGCGCGCATCCTCTGGGCAAAGCCATTGCAAAGGCCAGAGCCGGGCGGCAATTGGTCCTGGGCCCAAATCAAGCGCAAATCATCGAGCGCTCGGCGTCGCATTATTGGGCGCTTCAGATTTTTAGCGAGGACATGGGTTCTTGGACCGTACAGTATTTGGCCGCACTTTTGGGATTCTCCCAGGCGGTTATCGTGAAAGTTTTGAACGATTTTTACCGATGGGGATTGATCAAAAAAGAAAAAGATGGACGCTATACGAGCGCAATGGGGGACAAAATCGTTGTTCATCCGGTCCGTTACGACGCAAAAAATCCCTTTGTCTCCAAGCCTAATCAAAGCCTCGGGAAACATTGGGATGAGATGCAACGGCGTAAAGGCGGTAGAGAGATTTTTCGCCGCGTCATGACCATGCGCGCCGCCGAATCCGAACTGATCCAATATATCCCTTATCTGGCGCAGGCGACATTAGGGAGCGAAATTTATGCGGTGAAAGAACCCAAGCCAGATTCCGCTTTTTATGTCGTGGAGTCGAGGATCAGAAGGATTTTTCGGTTTTAGGGAACAAGCTTGAGGATGCTGCCGCGTTCATGATCCACTAAATAAATTTCACCTTCAGGATCCCGGCCTAAAGCGCTGATTTTTTCCCAGTGTTTTCCATCCGGGTTGAGTTCGCGCCACTCTTTGTGTTCGGTGGTCTTGCCGTTTTTATGGCGAAATGAACGCAGTGTGCCGCTGCAATAGTCGGCATAAAAATAAATACCCTGAAGTTTGGTGTCGGGACCCCGGTAAACATAGCCGCCGGTGACGCTGCAGTCTCCTTGTTCGTAGAGGGGGTAAACATGGACCGGAGGAGTCAATCCTGCTGGATCACATTCTTTTGACTTGTAGCATTCCAGGCCTTCCATGATATTCCAGCCGTAATTTTTGCCGCCGCCTTGGCGGGTGTCTTCCACATCGATTTCTTCCCATTTGTTTTGGCCGACGTCGCCGATATAGAGGAAGCGGCCGTCAAAACTGAATCGCCAAGGGTTCCTTAGTCCGAAAGCCCAGATTTCCGGTTTGATCCCAGGATTGTCTTTGGCCTCATCGGCCAAGGGGTTGGATGGCGGTACCGTGTATTGTACCGGCGTGGAAACGTCCAGCCTTAGGATTTTGCCCAGCAAGGTCGTCAGTTTTTGAGCGTTGCCCTGAGGATCGCCCCGCGAACCGCCGTCGCCTAAAGCGATGTAGAGATAACCGTCCGGCCCGAATTCGATTTGCCCGCCGTTGTGGTTTGAGTAGGGCTGTTGTTGGCGCAGGAGCACGCGTTCGGTTGAGGCATCGGCTTGGCCGCCGGCCGCTTTGTATTCCGCGATCACCGTATCTCCGTTTTTGTCCGTGTAATGGGCGAACAACCGTCCGTTTTTAAGGAAGTCCGGATGCAGGGCGATGTCGAAGAGCCCTTGTTCCGAGGAGGCCGATAAAAATCTGGTTACTTTGCGGTTTAAGTCCAAAAAAGGTTTTTTGTCGGGCCGGCCGTTCTCGATGACGCGGACGTAGCCTTTTTGTTCGACGATATAAGCTTTCCCCGAGGAGTCGAATTTCAAGCTGACCGGATGCTTGAAGCCGGTCGCCACCGTCTTCATTGTGATTGCCGGCGGCGCGGCCGAAACAGTCACATTGAATAACAAGACGGCAATGAGAAATGCCATTTAAAAGGACGTTTCAACGGCCAGGGAGTATTTTTTTATCGAAGCGCCGTTGCTGCGGCGTTCCTGGCTGTGAGTGGCTTTGAGTTTTCCGGCTGAGATTAAAGCCCAGCTTAGTCCTCCCCCGCGTTCGGCGATGCTGTATTCGCCTGGATTGGAGGGATTGCCTGAATCGAAGAATTCGCGCCATGATCCGTAAAACGTGAATATTCGTAAAGCCTCTTTCCAGGTATAGCCCAATTGATAGGATTGAGACCCGGCGTCTTTGTTCTGAGTGGCCGGGCCTTCCAGCGCGGTTTGGATATAACCCGCTCGGACCGAAGCATCCCAGCCTGACAGCGGGCTAAAGCGCAGGCCCGCTTCTCCTGTGGTCACTTTGGCGTCGGTAAAGCGCCGGTAATTGCCCCTGACAAAGGGCTCCAGGGTATAACCGGGACTCGGCAGATAGAAAATGACTTCGCTTATTTGGCGGTAAAGCACGGCGGCTTTGGGTGTAAAGCCGGCCTTCAAATCCCAGCCAAGGGGGCCCAGTTTGCCGACAATCCCTCCATGAACGGTGTTGTCTTGGCGTT is a genomic window containing:
- a CDS encoding PQQ-dependent sugar dehydrogenase, translating into MAFLIAVLLFNVTVSAAPPAITMKTVATGFKHPVSLKFDSSGKAYIVEQKGYVRVIENGRPDKKPFLDLNRKVTRFLSASSEQGLFDIALHPDFLKNGRLFAHYTDKNGDTVIAEYKAAGGQADASTERVLLRQQQPYSNHNGGQIEFGPDGYLYIALGDGGSRGDPQGNAQKLTTLLGKILRLDVSTPVQYTVPPSNPLADEAKDNPGIKPEIWAFGLRNPWRFSFDGRFLYIGDVGQNKWEEIDVEDTRQGGGKNYGWNIMEGLECYKSKECDPAGLTPPVHVYPLYEQGDCSVTGGYVYRGPDTKLQGIYFYADYCSGTLRSFRHKNGKTTEHKEWRELNPDGKHWEKISALGRDPEGEIYLVDHERGSILKLVP